From the Camelus bactrianus isolate YW-2024 breed Bactrian camel chromosome 4, ASM4877302v1, whole genome shotgun sequence genome, the window AATCTATAAATTGATAGTTGGCAAATCCATTTATCTTTGAACAATATCAATtgtcttaattcattttttagaAGAACTAGTTAGGATAACAATTATTTTCACTAGTGAGAATTTAGAGTATAgatgatatttgtttttcattcataaatcttagtactttaaatattaaatttttaagaagccaagtcaataaaacaaaacaaaataaaaaacttccagaaagagGTCTTTCTAAAAAATTAGACAGCTTGACTTATGACCTGGTTAATAAATGGTCACAAACTTTCCTTTAGGTCTATTACAACACTAAAAAAGTTCCTGGATGAAGTCTCAGAGCATTGAACCACAGTAGTTATTTCTTATAAAAGAACAGGAGTTGGAAGAGAGAGATCAGAGGAAGGCTAGGATGTAGGCCACTGAGACAAAAAAATTTCACCTTCTAGGGACAATTCTGTTCTAGTTATCAATGATCTGCAATCCCTTTTGAGAATATATGATTAAGTCAAGAACTTAAGCTCTTTCTCTTGGTTTACCTCCTAAAAACAATACACTGATACATGAAAGATTTTGAGAGCAGGGATTATAAATGCTCTAGGTCTACCAGAAATAGTGGGTTCCTATGTATAACTGGACAAGGCACACCAGCACAACTCAGACTCAGTGGGTAGTCTCTGGACACCTAATTATTCTgctatttaaattgttttaacatttttttctctgagttaatCTTACTAACATAATCGCACTTTTTAATTATACTTTTCctttacacatatttattttagaaatttggataactcagaaaaatagaaagtctCTAGGATAACCATTAATGTTTTAGACatttctttccagtctttctGTACTGTCTAGGTTATCTTGGTTAAATTTTGGTTTTGGAAAAAATGCTGCAaccattttgtttctcttttcacttaatcattttaacataatttaaaGATCTTTTTGTGTTAATTGAAGTTCCTCACAAATGTCATATTAATAGGGACATAATGGCCCATCAAGTGAGTGTACTGTGATTATTTAACAATTCCCCTAGAATTAGCCAAGAAtggaaaactgttttaaaatataacctCCAATAATGGCAAAGATCTAGTAAAAATAGAATCATCCAATATACAGCTACCATGGAAAGCGATTTCATTAGAAACTTcccaaaatcttaaaaaatcttCATTCTCCTATTTCAGATACTGGGACTCCATTTTAGGGAAGTAAAGTTAAATGGTGAAAAAATTTCAGGAACAAGACTATTCAACTGTGTTTGTTGCTTCCTAAAAGTTACACTAGCATTGtaaaagtaatgaaataattTCCTCTGTATTATCCATTATCCTTTCTTCCTCCATTTGAAAACATTAAAGCAGAATGACAGTATCTCATAGAAACGTTTGCAGGTGAAAAAATTTTGCAGCAATTATCTTGGGGCTATTAGGATACCAAATGTAAACCATAATTATTTTCTGCAAGTAATTTCCAAATAGGAATcaacttttagaaaatgtttctgaATAGAGAGAGGGCACTTGATCTAATTCACATCTTCCCTGCCAAAAATTCAGAATATATAGACCCCAGACAACTGATGTTCTTTCAAAGCATCTATCTGAAATGTATTCCCAGATTCAGAGTACATTGATATGTGCACCTACAGTCAACCAAATTCTAATCTTAATACCAAGTAAAAGTAGATCCTGACCTACCCAGCCCTTCCAATCCTCTTTGAAACATATGCCTACAAAGTAGGGTGCACCTTGAACTGTATGAGAGACCTCCTTTCCATAGCCAATACATGCGTAAATATTCTATTATGCCAATTAAATTGTCTCACCATTGTAAATGAGTTTTCACAGAAAGTAGCATAACCTGTTAGCAAATGACTCTCACAGAGAGAAATGGCAGATCCTACACCAGAATATAGCCACTGTTTGAAAGTATTTAAGTAGGAACTCATCAGTtggataattttcttttcctctagagatattttttaaagctatgtaGAATATCTTGAGGATGAAAAGATGTTTTCAAAGTTATGCTCTTTGATTTATGTATTATAAAGAAGAAGGCCATCTACTAGTATCTACTCCTtcaatttgttttttcaaattaaagtcaTTTTCTTAAGCTTTACAGTGCACAACTCAGATGCTTGAGACAACCTCAAATTcctgttttggaaaatattgacCCCAATTGCAAATTCAGCAAATGGAAGAGGAGTTATTTTCACATGGACAGAAATAAAAGACAGACTCTTCTGCATGTAATTTGGCTGCTTGAATGTCTAACATCTAAACTCAAAACTAATTGTGATACACTTACGCATAAGTCTTATGTCCAAGTTTTGCCAAAATGTTTAGTTTTCTATTGTCTGCTATTCAATTACTATCCTACAAACAATTGAAGCACTGACGGCACTCTCCAATGGTATGAGAGAGATGGTTTAAAAAGCCTTGCTTTTCATGTGTCTGTAGAAAAGCAGCTTCagcagcacttggaaacatacatTCAGATTTTAGAATGCATTTCAGATCCCCTGACTGAGAATATTTTACAAAGGTTTCCCAAGTGATTCTTCTGTACACTAAAATTTGGAAGCATTCCACTGAATGGGGAGGCCTTTCCTCActtacacattagaatcacctgaagagcattattttaaaagatgcctTATTCCCACTCCTTAGACAACCTGCATAATATTGGGAGGGCAATAACCATGTAGTTTAAAAAATGGGCATGGATGTAAAGTCAGAAAATGCAGATTTGAATAACAGTTTGTTCACttactgtgattttttaaattgaagtatggtcaatttaccatgttgtgtcaatttctgttatacagtgtaatgtttcagtcatacaaatacataaatatattcattttcatattctgtttcattataggctaccacaagatatcaaatatcattgtgctatacagaagaaacttgttgtgtatcttttttatatatagtattcagtatctgcaaatcttgaactcccaatttatcccttcccattgtcttcctcccctggtaaccataagtttgttatctatgtctgtgagtcagtctctattttataaataagttcatttgtgtgttttttttttaagattccacatatgagtgataacatatcgtatttttctttctctttctggcttacttcacttagaatgacgatatccaggtacatccatgttgctgtaaatggcattaatttattcttttttatggctgagtagtattccattttataaatataccacaatttttaacccagccatctgttgatggacatttaggttgtttctatgttttggctattgtacatagtgttgctatgaaaattggggtgcatgtatcttttcaaattatagttccctctggatatatgcccaagagtgggattgatggatcatattaccgtaagtctatttttagtcttttgaggaatctccatgtttTCTAGAGTGGTGGCACCAAACCatattcctgccaacagtgttggagggttcccttttctccacactctctccagcatttattgtttatggacattttaatgatggccattctgagtggtgtgaggggatacctcattgtagtttttatttgcatttctctgataattagcaatgttgagcatagttgctgtgttttaaaatacttttgatcTCTAGGAATTTCATTCTCAGAGAATTTTAGTGATgataaaatgaataatatatgtgaatatatttgtTAATCATACAACCCTAAACCTATGTTATTGTTAATTTTTGGCATAGTATAAAATCAAgtaaatagaaattttaactgATTAAGCATGCTATCTCCAAAATAATGACATTCAAATTGGCTCTGTGGGTCAACTGagtcaaaaataataaatgattattaaaaatgcaaatagttCTTCCTTGACTCAGAACTTATGCATCACAATCTCAGGAAATGTAATACAgaagtttgtatttttaataaactacCAGTGTAATTATTACATGTATTCTATCACCTCTCTTATGAGCTAGAAGAGGAATTTGAAAAGCGAAACTCACAGCTGTAAACCCACTCCAGCTAGTACTGACACACTTATTGCCTCTCCTCCAATGCCCTCTTACTTCCTATGATAATTCTACACAGACTTGTTAAATTCAcatgcagttttctcttctgGATCACTTCAGGtatgaaaaagtaaaatggaaagGACTAACTGGACAGAGATTGAGTTCATTCTACAGGGACTTTCTGGGTACCCAAGAGCTGAAAAACTCCTTTTTGTGATGTGCTTGCTGATGTACCTGGTGATCCTCCTGGGGAACAGCACCTTGATCATCCTCACTCTCCTGGATTCCTGCCTacacacccccatgtacttcttccttggTAATCTTTCCTTTCTCGACATTTGCTACACATCCTCCTTTATCCCCTCACTGTTGATACACTTTCTATCAGAGAAAAAAACCATCTCCTTCACTAGATGTGTCGTTCAGATGTCTGTCTCTTACACCATGGCGTGCACAGAGTGTGTGCTCCTAGCAGTGATGGCATACGACCGTTATGTAGCCATCTGCAACCCTTTGAGATACCCTGTCATCATGAGCAAGACCCTCTGTGTTCAGTTGGCAGCTGTCTCCTGGGGATTGGGCTTTCTCAACTCATTGACACAAACCATTCTGGCAATACAGTTGACCTTCTGTTGAAAAAACGTCATTAATCATTTTGTTTGTGAACTATTGGCCTTTGTCAAGCTGGCTTGCACAGATATTTCCTTGAATGAGATTACTATAATGTTGGCTGATGTAATATATTTGTTCTTTCCATTACTGTTGATTTGTATCTCTTACATTTTCATCCTTTCTACTGTACTAAGAATCAATTCagctgaaggaagaaaaaaggctttttccacctgctcagcccacATAACAGTGGTGACTGTGTTTTATGGGACAATCCTCTTCATGTATATGAATCCAAAGTCCAAAGACTCTGCTTCTGACAAACTGATTGCCCTGTTCTAGGGAGTAGTCACACCCATGCTCAATCCTATCATCTATAGCCTGAGGAATACAGAGGTGCATGGTGCTATGAGAAAACTGATGGCTAGACTGGTTCCGGGGAAAAGGGTGAAGAACTTACATCTTTGAGTTTATGTACAAAAGAAGCTCATATATTGGAGGCAAtgtttttaatagaagaaaagaaataaaggttATATGTAAAATCACAGAATtgatttggaaagaaatttcaagGTAATAATCTAACTTCATCTTTTATGAAAATAACGTATAAAAATGAAGGGACAACTCACCTAAGAAGTGAGAGTAAACttttagaaacaagaaaaagttGAAATCGAGCTTTTCCAAGAAAATCCAGTGCACATGCCTACTTAATAAGTAAACGCATATTTTTCACTTCCCTTTATAACAGAACTACTTGCGttcacattttctgtttattattggtttttgttttaccCAGGAAGTTCATCTGGCCTGAATCCAATTTTTCAGgtacatattttttccttcttctttcccacCCCATGTTTCTCCCAagccctttgcacatgctgtgttCCATTCACTATTCCCTATGTAGTTATCCAACTATATCAGGTTCTTTGTCCACTTAAGGACAAAAGCATATGCCACTTTATCCCCCATTATTACATTTCTCCTATGGTAGCATCATACCCATatcattaaatacaattttagtgCTATATCTTCCGAAAATCTTTCCAAAATTTACCTACAGTAaaagcatcatttacaatagccaagatatggaaacaacgaAGTGttcatcaataggtgaatggataaagaagatgtagtgtgtgtgtgtgtgtgtgtgtgtgtgtgtgcatacaaatatataaatatgaaatggAACCTAACtgtaataaaagaatgaaattctgccaatTTCAACAACATTAATAGAACTAAAGAGTATTAAGCTTAGTGAAATAAgatagacaaagacaaatactctgtgttatcacttacatggggaatataaaaaataaaataaaggtatataataaacagaaatagacttacaaaTATGGAGAAAAACCTAATGATCACCAGtgaagaaaggaaaggggaaggtGTGAAATAGAGGTATGGGAATAAGagacacaaattactatgtataaaataaatgagtaacaaggatatattatgcagaagaaggaaatatagccattgtattatataaatttaaatgaagtatagcccataaaatattgaatcactacgTTGTAAACtggaaactaatgtaatattgcaaatcaactatacttcaataaaaaaggaaaaaataaaatataaggagATAAAGATACACTTGCATCCATTACCCTTATATTATAAAGATTTCCATGTACACGCATTCTGAGAGGTGGAAATAGTTAAGGACAGTGGTTCTACAATTAATCTCTTATTATGATCTATAACTTACTTCTGAAATGAATTTTAGAAATGTTATGACATACATTTTGTTTGTAGTTTTGTAtgatctgaaaaatacaacaaactagtgaatataacaaaaaagaaccagacacacagatacagagaacgaaccagtggttaccagtggggcgaggaagcagggagaggcaATATAGGAATAGGGGataaagaggtacaaactattgggtataaaataagtcacaaggatacattgtacaacacagagaatgTAACAAACATTTTACAGTAAGTATAAATGGAGTAACCTTTAAAACTAgtaaatcactatactgtacacctataatttacataatattataCTTGACTATActccagtggggaaaaaaaaaagaaatagtttttgAGGGCTGGATATTTACTGCATCCTCATCCATAGATAAGATTCACCCTGGCTTTATGCAGGCAGTGAAGGTCGAGTCTCTGAATGAgggcaaatgaatgaatatcagTGGCTGGAATTAATAATTGCCTTTAGTCTCATCACCCTGTTAGCTGTTACTTATGTATACTTCTGAATACTCTACTTCTTTCATCACTTCTATTTTCTCACCCCTCTACTACCCCTCCAATGGCCACATATTATTGCCTTCGAATATTTTTATTAGATAATGACTGGCCAATCCATTGACCCCAATCTAACTACCTGTCTTGATGAGGTTGTCACCCTTTGGACAGACTAGATCAATCTTTGCTATGATTTTCTCATATGTCTTAAAATTAATCCAAGGAcatcttctgtctcttttttctacACCAATGGATGACCTTCAACCTGGGTCCAAGCCATCACAACAATTCTATTGACTCCGGTAACAATTCCAAGATGAATAGCAAAAAAGTTTCACACATCAACCTTACATACAGTCATCTGGTCCAGAGGGGGAATACAAATGCTATGAAAGTTGCTAAATGTGCAGTTTAAATCCCTTGTATGTTGTGGTttatataatatttcatatatttcaataCTCTAAACCAACTGAGTGGGTTTGGGATACTGTAATTTCTGTAATATAGATATCATGTCTTTTCTTTCTAAGTGCTAAAGGATTCATTTATACCCTTGGATTTAAGAAACTAGGTGTGAGGGAACAGCATGGTAAAAAGGGTACTAGCAGTTTCACTGAAACACCTTGGACCCTCTTTGAATTTACAAAGCAATGTCAGTATCCTAAGACCAACAACATACCAATAAACTCTCTGATATATTTTTCCTGACTGGCACTCTTCCACTCCACTTCTACTCAGAATATATTTCTGCAGATCTTTTACATTTGTATGTAGATATTCAcaccacacacatatatctgcATGTGCAAATATATCCATACATGTAAAACACAACCACACATTTAGAGAATATGCAATTAGTCCCATTAAATTTAGCTAtgctaaaaaagttttttttattagttcactgaggctgccataacaaaacaccacaggctgggttgcttaaacaacagaaatttatttgctatggttctggaagctagaagtccagaTGATGATGTTGGTaggtttgatttcttctgaggcatCTCCTTGGCTTGTAAATAGTCACCTTCTCACTCTGTCCTTTCCTCTGTGTATGAGCATCCCTGGTGTGTCTATCAGTGCCCAAACTTCCTCCTCTTATATTGACACAACTCAGATTGTATGAGGGCCCACAAACTACAGCCTCATCTTAACTTATCACCTCTTTAATGGTCATATTTCCAAAAGCAaacacattctgaggtactgggtaTGGGGGGTTAGACCTTCAACATAAGATTTTTGAAGAGACACAATTCAGCCTAAAACAGAGATCAATAATAAATTAGCTTAAAACTCTACTAAagttattacatatatatacattacatGTATACAGTTTTGAATACTCAACAATACACTAACTTAATGTTTAAAGTTATATTACACTCTATAACTCAAAACAAAAATTGATATTTGTCATCATGAGACTTATTTAAGATTTCACATAAGCTTCTGTAGGATATATCAATATTATCTTAGAGTTTCAGTGATTGGTCAAGGAAGAGACTTGAAAAATCACACATCACATTTAAAATGAGTGTCAACACCCATTATCCCAGTCTTCTGATATATATTGACCAATAAACATCCCATAATGTTTATAGATATTATTCACTACTTTGTGCTGGAAGAGGACAAAGAGGGCTCCTAGCCAGTAATTTTTTCACAGCTACTTTCACTTCTTTGTTCCGTAAACTATAAATGATAGGATTCATCATGGGGGTTAATCCCGCATATACTAAAGCCATAAATTTATCTATTTCCTGAGAACCTACAGCTGAGGGCTTCAGGTACATGGAAAGAGCTGTTCCATAGAACAAAACCACCACAGTCAGGTGGGCTGCACAAGTTGAAAAGGCTTTGCTTCGACCATCCACTGAGCTGATTTTTAGGATGCTGGAGAGGATAAAGGCATAAGAGATACAAATGAGGAGCATCGGCATAGGAAGAAGGAGTACACTGATCACCAGCATGATTAACTGCACCTTGGAAGTATCCACACAAATCAGTCTCAGGACGGCCAGAATCTCACAGGTGAAATGATTGATGATCCTATTTCCACACAGAGACAGCTGTAACACAGACACTGTTTCCACCAGGGCAGTGATACAGCCTGTCGCCCAGGAGCCAGCTGAAATCTGTACACAAACCCTCTTGTTCATGATGATGGGGTACCTCAGGGGGTTGCAGATGGCCACATATCGGTCATATGCCATCATGGACAGGAGCACACACTCAGTGGAGCCCATGGCAAGAGAGAAGTACATCTGAGCAACACATCCTGAGAATGAGATGGTGTTTTCCCCGGAAACAAAGTTTGCCAGCATTGGAGTAGAAGAAGTGTACCAGATGTCCAGAAAAGACAGGTTGCTGAGGAACAAGTACATGGGTTTGTGGAGGCAAGAATCCAGGAGACTAACAGAGATCAGAATAATATTACCCAGCAAGGTGATCAAGTATATCAGCAAACACA encodes:
- the LOC105067565 gene encoding olfactory receptor 13F1-like — protein: MVKTNLTVISNFIFLGFTHYPKVEITLFVLCLLIYLITLLGNIILISVSLLDSCLHKPMYLFLSNLSFLDIWYTSSTPMLANFVSGENTISFSGCVAQMYFSLAMGSTECVLLSMMAYDRYVAICNPLRYPIIMNKRVCVQISAGSWATGCITALVETVSVLQLSLCGNRIINHFTCEILAVLRLICVDTSKVQLIMLVISVLLLPMPMLLICISYAFILSSILKISSVDGRSKAFSTCAAHLTVVVLFYGTALSMYLKPSAVGSQEIDKFMALVYAGLTPMMNPIIYSLRNKEVKVAVKKLLARSPLCPLPAQSSE